From the Flavobacterium galactosidilyticum genome, one window contains:
- a CDS encoding 3-oxoacid CoA-transferase subunit B: MALYKIEIAKRIAKEVKDRYYVNLGIGIPTLVANYVPKGINVEFQSENGVLGMGPFPFEGEEDADIINAGKQTITTLPGASFFDSAFSFGMIRSQKVDLTILGAMEVAENGDIANWKIPGKMVKGMGGAMDLVASAENIIVAMMHVNKAGESKILKKCTLPLTGVGCVKKVVTELAVLEITPKGFKLLERAPGVTVEHIIASTAAELIIEGETPEMIIE; the protein is encoded by the coding sequence ATGGCTTTATACAAAATAGAGATAGCAAAACGCATAGCAAAAGAAGTTAAAGACCGCTATTATGTAAACTTAGGTATCGGAATCCCGACTTTGGTAGCTAACTATGTCCCTAAAGGGATTAACGTTGAGTTTCAAAGCGAAAATGGTGTTCTAGGAATGGGACCATTCCCGTTTGAAGGTGAAGAAGATGCTGACATTATCAATGCTGGAAAACAAACAATCACCACTTTACCAGGAGCTAGTTTTTTTGACTCTGCTTTCAGTTTCGGAATGATTCGCAGCCAGAAAGTAGATTTGACCATTCTTGGTGCCATGGAAGTAGCTGAAAATGGCGATATTGCCAACTGGAAAATTCCAGGGAAAATGGTAAAAGGAATGGGTGGCGCGATGGATTTAGTAGCTTCTGCCGAAAACATTATTGTTGCCATGATGCATGTTAACAAAGCAGGCGAATCTAAAATTCTTAAAAAATGTACGTTACCATTAACCGGTGTAGGTTGTGTGAAAAAAGTAGTTACTGAGTTAGCTGTTCTAGAAATAACTCCAAAAGGTTTTAAACTCTTAGAACGTGCGCCAGGTGTAACTGTAGAGCACATTATTGCTTCTACAGCGGCAGAATTAATTATTGAAGGGGAAACTCCAGAGATGATTATCGAGTAA